A stretch of the Panicum virgatum strain AP13 chromosome 9N, P.virgatum_v5, whole genome shotgun sequence genome encodes the following:
- the LOC120689907 gene encoding pre-rRNA-processing protein TSR1 homolog isoform X2: MGGGRAQVNKAHKSRFASRASRHAHKIDKVRSGKSETSHRAAVKGARAARIQQSKAIRDKKRAALLKEKRSSNGPSSAPRVIVLVGLSSLANVGSLAKDLLAFAEGGDGKLKSSTVASPTYKLRTTVLQAPYGDLTTCMELAKVADLLAFVLPANSFYSSDSSSPIDDFGSQCLSVFRAVGLPSTAVFIRDLPADNKSRQELKKAATSFLSAELPEDCKFYLADTKDDLHKFMWHFKEQHLSSPHWRSQRPYVMSEQVSINPDENTGLCTLLVSGYLRVHNLSVNQLVHVSGAGDFQLGQIDVLKDPCPLSERKSSDVMETEDNGIQIVNTFVPDPSSQEPLLVENVPDPLAGEQTWPTEEDMEEANINNKQRKLVKRKLPQGTSEYQAAWIVDDTDDEDNDSDNDNQAGSGMVIDEQGHSDQGSDGSDIDAVSHFTEKFDGETIGDSEMADEENLTKDQIEAEIKKIKEANADDEEFPDEVETPLDVPAKKRFAKYRGLKSFRTSSWDPKESLPSDYARIFAFDNFTRTQKHVLAKMAELDGGAKDCAQMGSYVRLYVKNVPTDIASKLCHPSRRVPVVVSGLFQHESKMSVLHFSIKKHDSYEAPIKSKEPLIFNVGFRQFTARPLFSSDNINCNKHKMERFLHHGRFSVASVYAPISFPPLPLIVLKNRDGEQPAIAAIGSLKSVDPDRIILKKIVLTGYPQRVSKLKAIMRYMFHNPDDVKWFKPVELWTKHGRRGRIKETVGTHGAMKCIFNSSIQQHDTVCMSLYKRAYPKWPEQLYHA, translated from the exons atggGCGGGGGCCGCGCGCAGGTGAACAAGGCCCATAAGAGCCGCTTCGCGTCCAGGGCCTCCCGCCACGCGCACAAGATCG ACAAGGTCAGGAGCGGCAAGTCAGAGAccagccaccgcgccgccgtcaaGGGCGCTCGCGCCGCGCGCATCCAGCAGAGCAAGGCG ATACGTGATAAGAAACGGGCTGCTTTGCTGAAAGAGAAACGTTCGTCAAATGGACCTTCAAGCGCACCACGTGTCATT GTTCTTGTTGGCCTTTCTTCATTAGCAAATGTCGGATCACTTGCCAAAGATCTTTTGGCATTTGCGGAAGGTGGTGATGGGAAACTGAAATCATCTACTGTTGCTTCTCCTACTTATAAACTTCGAACCACG GTACTGCAAGCACCTTATGGTGATCTTACCACATGCATGGAACTGGCTAAG GTTGCTGATTTGTTAGCGTTCGTTCTACCAGCCAATTCATTCTACAGTAGTGATTCGAGCAGTCCAATTGACGATTTTGGATCTCAATGCCTGTCTGTATTTCGGGCCGTGGGCTTACCTAGTACAGCCGTTTTCATCCGT GATCTTCCAGCGGATAATAAAAGTAGGCAGGAATTGAAGAAAGCAGCAACTTCTTTCCTTTCTGCAGAGCTGCCTGAAGACTGCAAGTTTTACTTAGCAGACACAAAGGATGATTTGCATAAG TTCATGTGGCATTTCAAGGAGCAGCATCTTTCGTCACCACATTGGAGAAGCCAGAGACCTTATGTTATGTCTGAGCAG GTCTCCATAAATCCTGATGAAAATACGGGATTGTGCACATTGCTCGTGTCTGGATATCTGCGGGTCCACAATCTTTCAGTGAATCAGCTT GTACACGTTTCAGGTGCTGGTGATTTTCAGTTGGGACAAATTGATGTCCTCAAGGATCCATGTCCTCTTAGTGAGCGGAAAAGCTCTGATGTAATGGAAACAGAAGATAATGGAATTCAG ATCGTTAACACCTTTGTTCCAGATCCTTCAAGTCAGGAACCCTTACTTGTTGAAAATGTGCCAGATCCTCTTGCCGGGGAGCAG ACTTGGCCAACGGAAGAAGATATGGAGGAGGCTAACATAAACAACAAACAGAGAAAATTGGTAAAGAGGAAGCTTCCCCAAGGCACTTCGGAGTACCAG GCTGCTTGGATTGTTGATGACACAGATGATGAAGATAATGACTCTGATAATGACAACCAGGCTGGTTCTGGAATGGTCATTGATGAGCAAGGTCACTCAGACCAAGGAAGTGATGGTTCAGATATAGATGCTGTGTCTCACTTTACAGAGAAGTTCGATGGAGAAACTATTGGGGATTCTGAGATGGCA GATGAAGAAAACTTGACTAAAGACCAAATAGAGGCAGAGATtaagaaaatcaaagaagctAATGCTGATGATGAAG AATTTCCTGATGAGGTGGAGACACCATTAGATGTCCCAGCAAAGAAACGGTTTGCCAAATACAGAGGACTAAAGTCATTTAGGACGTCATCCTGGGATCCTAAG GAATCATTGCCATCTGACTATGCAAGAATATTTGCATTTGATAACTTTACACGAACTCAAAAGCATGTCCTTGCTAAAATGGCCGAGTTAGATGGAGGTGCGAAGGATTGTGCTCAAATGGGATCATATGTTAGGCTTTATGTGAAAAATGTTCCTACAGATATTGCTTCCAAACTTTGCCATCCATCAAGAAGAGTACCTGTGGTTGTTTCTGGTCTTTTTCAACACGAGTCAAAAATGTCAGTTCTTCACTTCAG CATAAAGAAACATGACTCATATGAAGCTCCTATCAAGTCAAAGGAGCCTTTGATTTTCAATGTTGGATTCCGGCAATTTACAGCAAG GCCATTGTTTTCATCCGACAACATCAACTGCAATAAACATAAAATGGAGAGATTTCTACACCATGGACGGTTTTCTGTTGCCTCTGTATATGCTCCAATTTCCTTTCCTCCACTTCCTCTAATAGTTTTAAAGAACAGAGATGGCGAGCAGCCTGCCATTGCTGCTATAGGTTCACTAAAAAGTGTGGATCCAGATCGGATCATTCTGAAGAAAATTGTTTTGACTGG GTATCCACAGAGAGTCTCAAAACTGAAAGCAATCATGCGGTACATGTTCCACAATCCTGATGATGTAAAATGGTTCAAG CCTGTTGAGTTGTGGACAAAACATGGACGTCGGGGCCGCATCAAGGAGACTGTCGGTACTCATG GTGCCATGAAATGCATATTCAATAGTAGCATTCAGCAGCATGATACTGTGTGCATGAGCTTGTACAAACGTGCTTACCCTAAGTGGCCTGAACAGCTCTACCATGCATAA
- the LOC120689907 gene encoding pre-rRNA-processing protein TSR1 homolog isoform X3, whose product MDLQAHHVSLLVFLASAPGSYLVLVGLSSLANVGSLAKDLLAFAEGGDGKLKSSTVASPTYKLRTTVLQAPYGDLTTCMELAKVADLLAFVLPANSFYSSDSSSPIDDFGSQCLSVFRAVGLPSTAVFIRDLPADNKSRQELKKAATSFLSAELPEDCKFYLADTKDDLHKFMWHFKEQHLSSPHWRSQRPYVMSEQVSINPDENTGLCTLLVSGYLRVHNLSVNQLVHVSGAGDFQLGQIDVLKDPCPLSERKSSDVMETEDNGIQIVNTFVPDPSSQEPLLVENVPDPLAGEQTWPTEEDMEEANINNKQRKLVKRKLPQGTSEYQAAWIVDDTDDEDNDSDNDNQAGSGMVIDEQGHSDQGSDGSDIDAVSHFTEKFDGETIGDSEMADEENLTKDQIEAEIKKIKEANADDEEFPDEVETPLDVPAKKRFAKYRGLKSFRTSSWDPKESLPSDYARIFAFDNFTRTQKHVLAKMAELDGGAKDCAQMGSYVRLYVKNVPTDIASKLCHPSRRVPVVVSGLFQHESKMSVLHFSIKKHDSYEAPIKSKEPLIFNVGFRQFTARPLFSSDNINCNKHKMERFLHHGRFSVASVYAPISFPPLPLIVLKNRDGEQPAIAAIGSLKSVDPDRIILKKIVLTGYPQRVSKLKAIMRYMFHNPDDVKWFKPVELWTKHGRRGRIKETVGTHGVSVDQSIFFDSLDSVTIISISLFLSLLLTFSFPEQVP is encoded by the exons ATGGACCTTCAAGCGCACCACGTGTCATTGTTAGTGTTCTTAGCTTCTGCTCCTGGATCCTACCTG GTTCTTGTTGGCCTTTCTTCATTAGCAAATGTCGGATCACTTGCCAAAGATCTTTTGGCATTTGCGGAAGGTGGTGATGGGAAACTGAAATCATCTACTGTTGCTTCTCCTACTTATAAACTTCGAACCACG GTACTGCAAGCACCTTATGGTGATCTTACCACATGCATGGAACTGGCTAAG GTTGCTGATTTGTTAGCGTTCGTTCTACCAGCCAATTCATTCTACAGTAGTGATTCGAGCAGTCCAATTGACGATTTTGGATCTCAATGCCTGTCTGTATTTCGGGCCGTGGGCTTACCTAGTACAGCCGTTTTCATCCGT GATCTTCCAGCGGATAATAAAAGTAGGCAGGAATTGAAGAAAGCAGCAACTTCTTTCCTTTCTGCAGAGCTGCCTGAAGACTGCAAGTTTTACTTAGCAGACACAAAGGATGATTTGCATAAG TTCATGTGGCATTTCAAGGAGCAGCATCTTTCGTCACCACATTGGAGAAGCCAGAGACCTTATGTTATGTCTGAGCAG GTCTCCATAAATCCTGATGAAAATACGGGATTGTGCACATTGCTCGTGTCTGGATATCTGCGGGTCCACAATCTTTCAGTGAATCAGCTT GTACACGTTTCAGGTGCTGGTGATTTTCAGTTGGGACAAATTGATGTCCTCAAGGATCCATGTCCTCTTAGTGAGCGGAAAAGCTCTGATGTAATGGAAACAGAAGATAATGGAATTCAG ATCGTTAACACCTTTGTTCCAGATCCTTCAAGTCAGGAACCCTTACTTGTTGAAAATGTGCCAGATCCTCTTGCCGGGGAGCAG ACTTGGCCAACGGAAGAAGATATGGAGGAGGCTAACATAAACAACAAACAGAGAAAATTGGTAAAGAGGAAGCTTCCCCAAGGCACTTCGGAGTACCAG GCTGCTTGGATTGTTGATGACACAGATGATGAAGATAATGACTCTGATAATGACAACCAGGCTGGTTCTGGAATGGTCATTGATGAGCAAGGTCACTCAGACCAAGGAAGTGATGGTTCAGATATAGATGCTGTGTCTCACTTTACAGAGAAGTTCGATGGAGAAACTATTGGGGATTCTGAGATGGCA GATGAAGAAAACTTGACTAAAGACCAAATAGAGGCAGAGATtaagaaaatcaaagaagctAATGCTGATGATGAAG AATTTCCTGATGAGGTGGAGACACCATTAGATGTCCCAGCAAAGAAACGGTTTGCCAAATACAGAGGACTAAAGTCATTTAGGACGTCATCCTGGGATCCTAAG GAATCATTGCCATCTGACTATGCAAGAATATTTGCATTTGATAACTTTACACGAACTCAAAAGCATGTCCTTGCTAAAATGGCCGAGTTAGATGGAGGTGCGAAGGATTGTGCTCAAATGGGATCATATGTTAGGCTTTATGTGAAAAATGTTCCTACAGATATTGCTTCCAAACTTTGCCATCCATCAAGAAGAGTACCTGTGGTTGTTTCTGGTCTTTTTCAACACGAGTCAAAAATGTCAGTTCTTCACTTCAG CATAAAGAAACATGACTCATATGAAGCTCCTATCAAGTCAAAGGAGCCTTTGATTTTCAATGTTGGATTCCGGCAATTTACAGCAAG GCCATTGTTTTCATCCGACAACATCAACTGCAATAAACATAAAATGGAGAGATTTCTACACCATGGACGGTTTTCTGTTGCCTCTGTATATGCTCCAATTTCCTTTCCTCCACTTCCTCTAATAGTTTTAAAGAACAGAGATGGCGAGCAGCCTGCCATTGCTGCTATAGGTTCACTAAAAAGTGTGGATCCAGATCGGATCATTCTGAAGAAAATTGTTTTGACTGG GTATCCACAGAGAGTCTCAAAACTGAAAGCAATCATGCGGTACATGTTCCACAATCCTGATGATGTAAAATGGTTCAAG CCTGTTGAGTTGTGGACAAAACATGGACGTCGGGGCCGCATCAAGGAGACTGTCGGTACTCATGGTGTGTCGGTTGACCAATCAATCTTTTTTGACAGCTTAGATTCAGTTACTATTATTAGTATATCCCTATTTCTGTCCCTTTTGCTAACGTTTTCTTTCCCTGAGCAGGTGCCATGA
- the LOC120689907 gene encoding pre-rRNA-processing protein TSR1 homolog isoform X1 has translation MGGGRAQVNKAHKSRFASRASRHAHKIDKVRSGKSETSHRAAVKGARAARIQQSKAIRDKKRAALLKEKRSSNGPSSAPRVIVLVGLSSLANVGSLAKDLLAFAEGGDGKLKSSTVASPTYKLRTTVLQAPYGDLTTCMELAKVADLLAFVLPANSFYSSDSSSPIDDFGSQCLSVFRAVGLPSTAVFIRDLPADNKSRQELKKAATSFLSAELPEDCKFYLADTKDDLHKFMWHFKEQHLSSPHWRSQRPYVMSEQVSINPDENTGLCTLLVSGYLRVHNLSVNQLVHVSGAGDFQLGQIDVLKDPCPLSERKSSDVMETEDNGIQIVNTFVPDPSSQEPLLVENVPDPLAGEQTWPTEEDMEEANINNKQRKLVKRKLPQGTSEYQAAWIVDDTDDEDNDSDNDNQAGSGMVIDEQGHSDQGSDGSDIDAVSHFTEKFDGETIGDSEMADEENLTKDQIEAEIKKIKEANADDEEFPDEVETPLDVPAKKRFAKYRGLKSFRTSSWDPKESLPSDYARIFAFDNFTRTQKHVLAKMAELDGGAKDCAQMGSYVRLYVKNVPTDIASKLCHPSRRVPVVVSGLFQHESKMSVLHFSIKKHDSYEAPIKSKEPLIFNVGFRQFTARPLFSSDNINCNKHKMERFLHHGRFSVASVYAPISFPPLPLIVLKNRDGEQPAIAAIGSLKSVDPDRIILKKIVLTGYPQRVSKLKAIMRYMFHNPDDVKWFKPVELWTKHGRRGRIKETVGTHGVSVDQSIFFDSLDSVTIISISLFLSLLLTFSFPEQVP, from the exons atggGCGGGGGCCGCGCGCAGGTGAACAAGGCCCATAAGAGCCGCTTCGCGTCCAGGGCCTCCCGCCACGCGCACAAGATCG ACAAGGTCAGGAGCGGCAAGTCAGAGAccagccaccgcgccgccgtcaaGGGCGCTCGCGCCGCGCGCATCCAGCAGAGCAAGGCG ATACGTGATAAGAAACGGGCTGCTTTGCTGAAAGAGAAACGTTCGTCAAATGGACCTTCAAGCGCACCACGTGTCATT GTTCTTGTTGGCCTTTCTTCATTAGCAAATGTCGGATCACTTGCCAAAGATCTTTTGGCATTTGCGGAAGGTGGTGATGGGAAACTGAAATCATCTACTGTTGCTTCTCCTACTTATAAACTTCGAACCACG GTACTGCAAGCACCTTATGGTGATCTTACCACATGCATGGAACTGGCTAAG GTTGCTGATTTGTTAGCGTTCGTTCTACCAGCCAATTCATTCTACAGTAGTGATTCGAGCAGTCCAATTGACGATTTTGGATCTCAATGCCTGTCTGTATTTCGGGCCGTGGGCTTACCTAGTACAGCCGTTTTCATCCGT GATCTTCCAGCGGATAATAAAAGTAGGCAGGAATTGAAGAAAGCAGCAACTTCTTTCCTTTCTGCAGAGCTGCCTGAAGACTGCAAGTTTTACTTAGCAGACACAAAGGATGATTTGCATAAG TTCATGTGGCATTTCAAGGAGCAGCATCTTTCGTCACCACATTGGAGAAGCCAGAGACCTTATGTTATGTCTGAGCAG GTCTCCATAAATCCTGATGAAAATACGGGATTGTGCACATTGCTCGTGTCTGGATATCTGCGGGTCCACAATCTTTCAGTGAATCAGCTT GTACACGTTTCAGGTGCTGGTGATTTTCAGTTGGGACAAATTGATGTCCTCAAGGATCCATGTCCTCTTAGTGAGCGGAAAAGCTCTGATGTAATGGAAACAGAAGATAATGGAATTCAG ATCGTTAACACCTTTGTTCCAGATCCTTCAAGTCAGGAACCCTTACTTGTTGAAAATGTGCCAGATCCTCTTGCCGGGGAGCAG ACTTGGCCAACGGAAGAAGATATGGAGGAGGCTAACATAAACAACAAACAGAGAAAATTGGTAAAGAGGAAGCTTCCCCAAGGCACTTCGGAGTACCAG GCTGCTTGGATTGTTGATGACACAGATGATGAAGATAATGACTCTGATAATGACAACCAGGCTGGTTCTGGAATGGTCATTGATGAGCAAGGTCACTCAGACCAAGGAAGTGATGGTTCAGATATAGATGCTGTGTCTCACTTTACAGAGAAGTTCGATGGAGAAACTATTGGGGATTCTGAGATGGCA GATGAAGAAAACTTGACTAAAGACCAAATAGAGGCAGAGATtaagaaaatcaaagaagctAATGCTGATGATGAAG AATTTCCTGATGAGGTGGAGACACCATTAGATGTCCCAGCAAAGAAACGGTTTGCCAAATACAGAGGACTAAAGTCATTTAGGACGTCATCCTGGGATCCTAAG GAATCATTGCCATCTGACTATGCAAGAATATTTGCATTTGATAACTTTACACGAACTCAAAAGCATGTCCTTGCTAAAATGGCCGAGTTAGATGGAGGTGCGAAGGATTGTGCTCAAATGGGATCATATGTTAGGCTTTATGTGAAAAATGTTCCTACAGATATTGCTTCCAAACTTTGCCATCCATCAAGAAGAGTACCTGTGGTTGTTTCTGGTCTTTTTCAACACGAGTCAAAAATGTCAGTTCTTCACTTCAG CATAAAGAAACATGACTCATATGAAGCTCCTATCAAGTCAAAGGAGCCTTTGATTTTCAATGTTGGATTCCGGCAATTTACAGCAAG GCCATTGTTTTCATCCGACAACATCAACTGCAATAAACATAAAATGGAGAGATTTCTACACCATGGACGGTTTTCTGTTGCCTCTGTATATGCTCCAATTTCCTTTCCTCCACTTCCTCTAATAGTTTTAAAGAACAGAGATGGCGAGCAGCCTGCCATTGCTGCTATAGGTTCACTAAAAAGTGTGGATCCAGATCGGATCATTCTGAAGAAAATTGTTTTGACTGG GTATCCACAGAGAGTCTCAAAACTGAAAGCAATCATGCGGTACATGTTCCACAATCCTGATGATGTAAAATGGTTCAAG CCTGTTGAGTTGTGGACAAAACATGGACGTCGGGGCCGCATCAAGGAGACTGTCGGTACTCATGGTGTGTCGGTTGACCAATCAATCTTTTTTGACAGCTTAGATTCAGTTACTATTATTAGTATATCCCTATTTCTGTCCCTTTTGCTAACGTTTTCTTTCCCTGAGCAGGTGCCATGA
- the LOC120689908 gene encoding nudix hydrolase 9-like isoform X1, with protein MAAPASAADPGTAFKLLVSCPTGLPRSRVSVKFHQSFDRIPHPDAALEESINEVMLSIYLPFFSIVHLSDVCMHPIVHLSDVCMHPRQFFISVVPGFLQIWNQRLQQNPSLYSGTKFRDGGNVLHYKDGPNQELRVSLHLGLTDYRTFVGTNLNPSWEKFLVPSEDDSVHCQHMSNPLGNGAIVETSDEKIIVLQRSYNVGEFPGYYVFPGGHSEPQEIGIMSHQTDEEDLARLNDRVSQEMFDGIIREVVEETGVPASSLTDPVFIGVSRREMNVRPTAFFFTKCNIDSIGVNELYSRAQDGYESTKLYAVSVEELQGMAQRMPGCHNGGSLYELMRNAVKSS; from the exons ATGGCGGCCCCCGCTTCCGCCGCAGATCCGGGCACGGCGTTCAAGCTCCTCGTCTCCTGCCCCACCGGCCTCCCTCGCTCCCGC GTTTCAGTTAAGTTCCATCAGTCATTCGACAGGATACCCCACCCGGACGCAGCCTTGGAGGAATCTATAAATGAGGTTATGCTATCTATTTATCTACCTTTTTTTTCAATTGTACATCTATCTGATGTATGCATGCATCCAATTGTACATCTATCCGATGTATGCATGCATCCACGACAATTCTTCATATCTGTTGTTCCTGGCTTCCTGCAGATATGGAACCAAAGGCTTCAGCAGAACCCATCTCTATACAGTGGTACAAAGTTTCGG GATGGAGGAAATGTCTTGCACTACAAAGATGGACCAAATCAGGAGTTACGTGTCTCGCTTCATTTGGGTCTCACAGACTATAG GACATTTGTGGGAACAAATCTCAATCCATCGTGGGAGAAGTTTTTGGTCCCATCTGAAG ATGATTCTGTACATTGCCAACACATGTCAAATCCACTGGGCAATGGTGCGATTGTTGAGACATCTGATGAGAAGATAATTGTATTGCAAAGAAGCTACAATGTGGGGGAGTTTCCAGGATACTATGTTTTTCCTGGAGGACATTCGGAG CCACAAGAAATTGGAATCATGAGTCATCAAACTGATGAAGAAGACCTTGCTCGTCTCAACGATCGTGTTTCACAAGAAATGTTTGATGGAATTATCCGTGAAGTGGTTGAGGAAACTGGGGTTCCTGCTAGTTCCCTG ACGGATCCTGTCTTCATTGGAGTTTCTCGCCGTGAAATGAATGTTAGGCCAACTGCATTCTTTTTTACAAAATGTAACATTGATTCCATTGGTGTAAATGAGCTTTATTCTAGAGCTCAAGATGGCTATGAATCTACTAAACTATATGCAGTATCAGTG GAAGAGCTACAAGGAATGGCCCAGCGAATGCCTGGCTGCCACAATGGTGGTTCTCTGTATGAATTGATGAGGAATGCTGTCAAAAGTTCATGA
- the LOC120689908 gene encoding nudix hydrolase 9-like isoform X2: MAAPASAADPGTAFKLLVSCPTGLPRSRVSVKFHQSFDRIPHPDAALEESINEIWNQRLQQNPSLYSGTKFRDGGNVLHYKDGPNQELRVSLHLGLTDYRTFVGTNLNPSWEKFLVPSEDDSVHCQHMSNPLGNGAIVETSDEKIIVLQRSYNVGEFPGYYVFPGGHSEPQEIGIMSHQTDEEDLARLNDRVSQEMFDGIIREVVEETGVPASSLTDPVFIGVSRREMNVRPTAFFFTKCNIDSIGVNELYSRAQDGYESTKLYAVSVEELQGMAQRMPGCHNGGSLYELMRNAVKSS, translated from the exons ATGGCGGCCCCCGCTTCCGCCGCAGATCCGGGCACGGCGTTCAAGCTCCTCGTCTCCTGCCCCACCGGCCTCCCTCGCTCCCGC GTTTCAGTTAAGTTCCATCAGTCATTCGACAGGATACCCCACCCGGACGCAGCCTTGGAGGAATCTATAAATGAG ATATGGAACCAAAGGCTTCAGCAGAACCCATCTCTATACAGTGGTACAAAGTTTCGG GATGGAGGAAATGTCTTGCACTACAAAGATGGACCAAATCAGGAGTTACGTGTCTCGCTTCATTTGGGTCTCACAGACTATAG GACATTTGTGGGAACAAATCTCAATCCATCGTGGGAGAAGTTTTTGGTCCCATCTGAAG ATGATTCTGTACATTGCCAACACATGTCAAATCCACTGGGCAATGGTGCGATTGTTGAGACATCTGATGAGAAGATAATTGTATTGCAAAGAAGCTACAATGTGGGGGAGTTTCCAGGATACTATGTTTTTCCTGGAGGACATTCGGAG CCACAAGAAATTGGAATCATGAGTCATCAAACTGATGAAGAAGACCTTGCTCGTCTCAACGATCGTGTTTCACAAGAAATGTTTGATGGAATTATCCGTGAAGTGGTTGAGGAAACTGGGGTTCCTGCTAGTTCCCTG ACGGATCCTGTCTTCATTGGAGTTTCTCGCCGTGAAATGAATGTTAGGCCAACTGCATTCTTTTTTACAAAATGTAACATTGATTCCATTGGTGTAAATGAGCTTTATTCTAGAGCTCAAGATGGCTATGAATCTACTAAACTATATGCAGTATCAGTG GAAGAGCTACAAGGAATGGCCCAGCGAATGCCTGGCTGCCACAATGGTGGTTCTCTGTATGAATTGATGAGGAATGCTGTCAAAAGTTCATGA
- the LOC120689909 gene encoding nudix hydrolase 9-like isoform X1: MAAPAPASAADPGTAFKILLSCPDGLPRSRVSVKFDRSFDRIPHPDAALEESISEIWNKSLQQSPSLYNGTKFRYGGNALHYKDGSNHDREYCVSLHLGLTDYRTFVGTNLNPLWENFLVPSEDDSLRCQHMSDPLGNGAIVETSDEKIIVLQRSYNVVDFPGYYVFPGGHSEPQEIGIMGHQTDEEDVSCLTERVSQEMFDGIIREVVEETGVPASSLTDPVFIGVSRREVNVRSTAFFFTKCNIDSSGVNELYSRAQDGYESTKLYAVSVEELQGMRQRMPGCHNGGIALYESMRSAAKKL, from the exons ATGGCTGCCCCGGCTCCCGCCTCCGCCGCAGATCCGGGCACGGCGTTCAAGATTCTCCTCTCCTGCCCCGACGGCCTCCCTCGCTCCCGG GTCTCGGTTAAGTTTGATCGGTCATTCGACAGGATTCCCCATCCTGATGCAGCCTTGGAGGAATCTATAAGTGAG ATATGGAACAAAAGCCTTCAGCAGAGCCCATCTCTATACAACGGTACAAAGTTTCGG TACGGAGGAAATGCCTTGCATTACAAAGATGGCTCAAATCATGATCGTGAGTACTGTGTCTCGCTTCATTTGGGTCTCACAGACTACAG GACATTTGTGGGAACAAATCTCAATCCATTGTGGGAGAATTTTTTGGTTCCATCTGAAG ATGATTCTTTACGTTGCCAACACATGTCAGATCCACTGGGCAATGGTGCTATAGTTGAAACATCTGACGAAAAGATTATTGTATTGCAAAGGAGTTACAATGTGGTGGACTTTCCAGGATACTATGTTTTCCCTGGAGGACACTCGGAG CCACAAGAAATTGGAATCATGGGTCATCAAACTGATGAAGAAGACGTTTCTTGTCTCACTGAACGAGTTTCACAAGAAATGTTTGACGGAATCATCCGTGAAGTGGTTGAGGAAACTGGAGTTCCTGCTAGCTCCCTA ACAGATCCTGTCTTCATTGGAGTTTCTCGCCGAGAAGTTAATGTTAGGTCAACTGCATTCTTTTTCACAAAATGTAACATTGACTCCAGCGGCGTAAATGAGCTTTATTCTAGAGCTCAAGATGGCTATGAATCTACTAAACTGTATGCAGTATCTGTG GAAGAGCTACAAGGAATGAGGCAGCGAATGCCTGGTTGCCACAATGGTGGTATTGCTCTATATGAATCGATGAGGAGTGCTGCCAAAAAATTGTGA
- the LOC120689909 gene encoding nudix hydrolase 9-like isoform X2 — MSDPLGNGAIVETSDEKIIVLQRSYNVVDFPGYYVFPGGHSEPQEIGIMGHQTDEEDVSCLTERVSQEMFDGIIREVVEETGVPASSLTDPVFIGVSRREVNVRSTAFFFTKCNIDSSGVNELYSRAQDGYESTKLYAVSVEELQGMRQRMPGCHNGGIALYESMRSAAKKL; from the exons ATGTCAGATCCACTGGGCAATGGTGCTATAGTTGAAACATCTGACGAAAAGATTATTGTATTGCAAAGGAGTTACAATGTGGTGGACTTTCCAGGATACTATGTTTTCCCTGGAGGACACTCGGAG CCACAAGAAATTGGAATCATGGGTCATCAAACTGATGAAGAAGACGTTTCTTGTCTCACTGAACGAGTTTCACAAGAAATGTTTGACGGAATCATCCGTGAAGTGGTTGAGGAAACTGGAGTTCCTGCTAGCTCCCTA ACAGATCCTGTCTTCATTGGAGTTTCTCGCCGAGAAGTTAATGTTAGGTCAACTGCATTCTTTTTCACAAAATGTAACATTGACTCCAGCGGCGTAAATGAGCTTTATTCTAGAGCTCAAGATGGCTATGAATCTACTAAACTGTATGCAGTATCTGTG GAAGAGCTACAAGGAATGAGGCAGCGAATGCCTGGTTGCCACAATGGTGGTATTGCTCTATATGAATCGATGAGGAGTGCTGCCAAAAAATTGTGA